From Bacillota bacterium, the proteins below share one genomic window:
- a CDS encoding ATP-binding protein: MPLWKALHKGKTHLAIALGIKACIARYRVLFMTCADLVDYLYAGLADMSVAAKLEALARLHLLIIDEIGYMPVDKQGANLFFQLVSRRYEHGSIIITTNLPFDQWDTVFGDEVISSAIIDRLVHHCHIFQITGNSYRMKDRLKPKKRGWQVAG; encoded by the coding sequence TTGCCCTTATGGAAAGCTTTACATAAGGGCAAGACCCACCTGGCTATTGCCTTAGGGATCAAAGCATGCATTGCCCGCTACCGGGTGCTGTTCATGACCTGTGCGGATCTCGTTGACTATCTCTATGCGGGGCTGGCCGACATGAGTGTGGCCGCGAAACTCGAAGCGCTTGCACGGTTACACCTTCTAATCATCGATGAAATCGGCTACATGCCGGTAGACAAACAAGGAGCAAACCTCTTCTTCCAGCTTGTGAGCAGGCGCTATGAGCACGGTTCCATTATCATCACCACCAACCTTCCCTTTGACCAGTGGGACACGGTCTTTGGGGATGAAGTAATCTCTTCAGCGATCATTGACAGGCTGGTGCACCACTGCCACATCTTCCAGATCACCGGCAACAGCTACAGGATGAAGGACAGACTGAAACCCAAAAAAAGGGGGTGGCAGGTAGCCGGTTAA
- a CDS encoding integrase yields MNSKISIRELVSDVLAELKRLNYSENTLNTYRRFYNRLITFADSRKETNYSEELGNTFLKTQYKFDLNNCDSTLPRTVRSKARFIRVLGDYQLHGVILRRKPTKAPYVRPPQFADALIAFEKECVLRNYSKGGMRTRI; encoded by the coding sequence ATGAATTCGAAAATTTCCATTAGGGAGTTGGTTTCAGACGTATTGGCAGAACTTAAACGTCTTAACTACTCCGAAAACACGCTCAACACTTATCGAAGATTTTACAACAGGCTCATAACATTTGCTGACAGCAGAAAAGAGACTAATTATTCGGAGGAACTGGGCAACACGTTTTTAAAAACGCAATACAAGTTCGACTTAAACAATTGCGATTCAACCCTTCCCCGCACCGTGAGAAGTAAAGCGCGTTTCATCAGGGTGCTTGGCGATTATCAGCTTCATGGGGTCATCCTGCGTCGTAAACCCACGAAAGCGCCTTATGTTCGTCCGCCCCAGTTCGCCGATGCACTGATTGCCTTTGAAAAAGAGTGCGTGCTGCGCAATTATTCTAAAGGGGGAATGCGCACGCGAATTGA